A single window of Luteipulveratus halotolerans DNA harbors:
- a CDS encoding cystathionine beta-synthase produces the protein MKYAEHIADLVGHTPLVKLSSVTEGIACTVLAKVEYLNPGGSVKDRIALRMIEAAEKAGELQPGGTIVEPTSGNTGVGLALIAQRKGYKCVFVCPDKVSEDKRNVLRAYGAEVVVTPTSVPPEHPDSYYSVSDRIAAETPGGWKPDQYSNPNGPASHYDSTGPEIWDDTDGRVTSFVAGIGTGGTITGTGRYLRDVSAEREGGRVHIVGADPEGSVYSGGTGRPYLVEGVGEDMWPRAYDPKVPDEVIAVSDAESFAMTRRLAREEGLLVGGSCGMAVVAALRHAATLPADATVVVLLPDSGRGYMSKIFDDDWMSSYGFLRESGERTVGEVLAGKDGRMPALVHTHPNETVRDAIEILHEYGVSQMPVVKAEPPIMAGEVAGSVSERELLDALYAGAAHLADSVEKHMSAPLPLIGAGESVSEVRADLEKNDAVMVVQDGKPVGVLTRADLLNVLID, from the coding sequence AATCCGGGCGGGTCGGTGAAAGACCGGATCGCCCTGCGGATGATCGAGGCCGCCGAGAAGGCCGGTGAGCTGCAGCCCGGCGGCACGATCGTCGAGCCGACGTCCGGCAACACCGGAGTGGGACTCGCACTCATCGCTCAACGCAAGGGGTACAAGTGCGTCTTCGTCTGCCCTGACAAGGTCAGCGAGGACAAGCGCAACGTGCTGCGCGCCTACGGCGCCGAGGTGGTGGTCACCCCGACGTCGGTTCCGCCCGAGCACCCGGACAGCTACTACTCGGTGTCCGACCGGATCGCCGCCGAGACGCCGGGCGGGTGGAAGCCCGACCAGTACTCCAACCCCAACGGGCCGGCCTCCCACTACGACTCGACCGGGCCCGAGATCTGGGACGACACCGACGGTCGCGTCACCTCGTTCGTGGCGGGCATCGGCACCGGCGGCACGATCACCGGTACGGGTCGCTACCTGCGCGACGTGTCGGCCGAGCGCGAGGGCGGACGCGTGCACATCGTCGGCGCCGACCCCGAGGGCTCGGTCTACTCCGGCGGGACGGGGCGGCCCTACCTCGTCGAGGGTGTCGGCGAGGACATGTGGCCCCGCGCGTACGACCCCAAGGTCCCGGACGAGGTGATCGCGGTCAGCGACGCCGAGTCGTTCGCGATGACCCGGCGCCTGGCCCGTGAGGAGGGCCTGCTGGTCGGCGGCTCGTGCGGCATGGCCGTCGTCGCCGCACTGCGCCACGCGGCCACGCTCCCGGCCGACGCCACGGTCGTCGTGCTGCTGCCGGACTCCGGCCGCGGCTACATGTCCAAGATCTTCGACGACGACTGGATGAGCTCCTACGGCTTCCTGCGTGAGTCCGGCGAGCGCACGGTGGGCGAGGTGCTGGCCGGCAAGGACGGCCGGATGCCGGCGCTGGTGCACACCCACCCCAACGAGACCGTGCGCGACGCGATCGAGATCCTCCACGAGTACGGCGTCTCGCAGATGCCGGTCGTCAAGGCCGAGCCGCCGATCATGGCCGGCGAGGTCGCCGGCTCGGTCAGTGAGCGCGAGCTGCTCGATGCCCTGTACGCCGGTGCGGCCCACCTGGCCGACTCCGTCGAGAAGCACATGTCCGCCCCGCTCCCGCTGATCGGTGCGGGCGAGTCCGTCAGTGAGGTCCGTGCCGACCTCGAGAAGAACGACGCCGTGATGGTCGTCCAGGACGGCAAGCCGGTCGGCGTCCTCACGCGCGCGGACCTGCTCAACGTCCTGATCGACTAG